The Algoriphagus sp. TR-M9 genome has a window encoding:
- a CDS encoding Gfo/Idh/MocA family protein: MSKKPINIAIIGLGFGAEFIPIYQKHKLANMYAICQRNKEKAEEIGKAFGIEKVYTDYDELLKDPEIDAVHINTPIQNHAEQSLKALRAGKHVACTVPMATSVEDCKKIVEEVQRTGLTYMMMETVIYSREFLFVKEMYEKGELGKIQFLRASHQQEMAGWPGYWEGLPPMHYATHCVGPVLALPKAQAEYVSCLGSGTIDEKLIPKYGSPFAIETCHIKFKDSDLAAEVTRSLFNTARQYRESFDVYGSEKSFEWTLIEHEDSVIHTGETPERVKIPDYAHLLPEEIAPFTTAGVYDGDDNQHLSFIQGAGHGGSHPHLVNEFLNALHEERAPYPDAKQSANITCVGILAHESAMAGGKIIPLPEFTLE; this comes from the coding sequence ATGAGTAAGAAACCGATCAATATAGCCATCATTGGGTTAGGATTTGGAGCTGAATTTATTCCGATTTATCAAAAGCACAAGCTGGCGAATATGTATGCGATCTGCCAGCGAAATAAAGAAAAAGCTGAGGAAATCGGGAAAGCATTTGGAATCGAAAAAGTATACACCGACTACGATGAACTACTTAAAGATCCGGAAATCGATGCCGTCCATATCAATACTCCTATTCAAAACCACGCCGAGCAATCTCTGAAAGCTTTGAGAGCTGGAAAGCATGTAGCCTGTACGGTTCCTATGGCTACTTCAGTAGAGGATTGTAAGAAAATCGTAGAGGAAGTACAGCGTACAGGTTTGACTTATATGATGATGGAAACGGTGATCTATAGCCGTGAATTCCTTTTCGTGAAAGAGATGTATGAAAAAGGGGAACTGGGCAAAATCCAGTTTTTGCGTGCTTCGCATCAGCAGGAAATGGCCGGATGGCCAGGCTATTGGGAAGGCCTCCCTCCTATGCATTACGCTACACACTGTGTGGGGCCGGTATTGGCTTTGCCAAAGGCACAGGCAGAATATGTTTCTTGCCTGGGCTCTGGTACAATTGATGAGAAACTAATCCCGAAATATGGATCTCCATTTGCAATAGAAACCTGTCACATCAAGTTTAAAGACTCTGATTTGGCAGCAGAGGTGACCAGATCTCTTTTCAATACTGCAAGACAGTACCGGGAGAGTTTTGATGTCTATGGATCTGAAAAGTCCTTTGAATGGACACTGATTGAGCATGAAGATTCAGTGATCCATACCGGAGAGACTCCAGAGCGAGTGAAAATCCCGGATTATGCACATTTGCTACCTGAGGAAATCGCGCCATTCACCACTGCCGGTGTATATGACGGAGATGACAATCAGCACCTTTCCTTCATCCAAGGAGCAGGTCATGGTGGATCTCACCCGCATTTGGTGAATGAATTTCTGAATGCACTGCATGAGGAGCGTGCACCTTACCCAGATGCCAAACAGTCAGCAAACATTACTTGCGTTGGAATTTTGGCACATGAATCTGCAATGGCCGGAGGAAAAATTATTCCGTTGCCTGAATTCACACTAGAATAA
- a CDS encoding SLC13 family permease, which yields MEKKIAWLGLFLGPLAFFCIYYLVPIPSLEPAPKAMLALAAWMAIWWISEAIPIAATAFLPLILMPTLQILPIGDVSANYMHPTVMLYMGGFLMATGIEKWNLHRRIALGIINLIGTDLRTIVLGFICATGLLSMWISNSATSLMMLPIGLAVVKQFQSQFGAENQALGEKLGKNIMLGIAYSASIGGLATLIGTPTNTILAAVVSDLYDYQIGFNEWMIFGFPLSLVLIVICWYYLVNFANPLPKKFDLENAKNIVKNKLIELGRMSYEEITVLIVFSMVCLAWISRSFFLAKFIPEINDTIIVLTGVLVLFLIPDSTNTKRILDWKTAEKIPWGVLILFGGGLALAEGFKETGLAEWIGQRFTLIEGVSFVLLLLVIVLSVNFLTEVTSNVATASMLLPILASVAFKLDLHPFGLMVGATLAASCAFMLPVATPPNAIVFGSGFLKMQDMVRAGFWLNVISVFLVTLMVYFILPVVWDIDLLANPF from the coding sequence ATGGAAAAAAAAATCGCTTGGCTTGGGTTATTTTTAGGGCCTTTGGCATTCTTTTGCATTTACTATTTAGTTCCAATTCCCAGCTTGGAGCCAGCTCCTAAAGCTATGCTGGCCCTGGCGGCATGGATGGCGATCTGGTGGATTTCCGAAGCAATACCTATAGCTGCTACTGCTTTTTTGCCTTTAATCCTGATGCCCACACTGCAGATTTTACCTATTGGGGATGTGTCTGCCAACTATATGCACCCAACTGTAATGCTGTATATGGGCGGTTTTTTGATGGCCACTGGTATAGAAAAGTGGAACCTGCATAGACGTATTGCACTAGGCATCATCAATCTGATCGGAACTGATCTTCGGACTATTGTATTAGGATTTATCTGCGCTACCGGTTTGCTCTCCATGTGGATATCCAATTCTGCTACTTCACTGATGATGCTACCTATAGGGCTAGCAGTGGTCAAGCAATTTCAAAGTCAGTTTGGAGCTGAAAACCAGGCTCTGGGAGAAAAACTGGGGAAGAATATCATGCTGGGAATAGCCTACAGTGCCTCTATAGGTGGCCTGGCCACGCTGATCGGGACACCTACCAATACCATATTGGCTGCCGTAGTTTCAGACTTATATGACTATCAAATCGGCTTTAACGAATGGATGATTTTTGGCTTTCCACTTTCTTTAGTTTTGATTGTTATTTGCTGGTATTATTTGGTGAATTTTGCCAATCCTCTTCCCAAAAAGTTTGATCTGGAAAATGCCAAAAACATCGTGAAAAATAAGTTAATAGAGCTGGGGAGAATGAGTTATGAGGAGATAACTGTTCTTATTGTCTTTTCAATGGTATGTTTAGCCTGGATCAGCAGAAGCTTTTTTTTAGCCAAGTTTATCCCAGAAATCAATGACACCATCATAGTTTTGACTGGGGTTTTAGTGCTTTTTCTTATACCGGATTCCACCAATACCAAAAGGATTTTGGACTGGAAAACAGCGGAAAAAATTCCTTGGGGTGTTTTGATTCTATTTGGAGGGGGATTAGCTCTAGCGGAAGGATTTAAAGAAACGGGTCTGGCTGAATGGATAGGACAGCGCTTTACGCTGATCGAAGGAGTTAGCTTTGTACTTTTGCTCTTGGTTATTGTGCTTTCTGTAAATTTCCTCACGGAAGTTACTTCTAATGTAGCGACGGCCTCCATGCTGCTGCCGATATTGGCCTCAGTAGCATTCAAATTAGACCTTCACCCCTTTGGTTTAATGGTTGGGGCTACTTTGGCAGCTTCCTGTGCCTTTATGCTACCAGTGGCTACGCCGCCCAATGCGATAGTTTTTGGCTCCGGATTTTTGAAAATGCAGGATATGGTGCGTGCGGGTTTTTGGCTGAACGTTATTTCTGTTTTTCTGGTGACATTGATGGTGTATTTTATTCTGCCAGTGGTTTGGGATATCGATTTGTTGGCTAATCCTTTTTGA
- a CDS encoding c-type cytochrome — protein MKITNLSKLATVVLAVALFSCGGGGNSSSEEVVMATKPADVQTPAPEPEPVEESTEAVASAESNALPGKAKMESSDCMSCHLMERKVIGPSFLDIAAEYENTDENVTKLAGKVINGGAGVWGEAAMAPHPSLSEEDAKDMVRYILSL, from the coding sequence ATGAAAATTACAAACCTATCAAAGTTAGCAACCGTAGTATTGGCTGTGGCGCTATTTTCATGTGGCGGTGGCGGAAATTCTTCCAGTGAAGAAGTCGTAATGGCAACTAAACCTGCCGATGTACAGACCCCTGCACCTGAACCAGAACCTGTAGAAGAAAGTACTGAAGCAGTAGCAAGCGCGGAGAGTAATGCCCTTCCAGGAAAGGCAAAAATGGAAAGTTCAGATTGTATGTCCTGCCATCTTATGGAACGAAAAGTTATTGGTCCATCATTTTTGGACATCGCTGCTGAATACGAAAACACGGATGAAAATGTGACCAAGCTTGCCGGAAAAGTAATTAACGGTGGTGCTGGTGTATGGGGAGAGGCAGCTATGGCTCCACACCCATCATTAAGCGAAGAAGACGCAAAAGATATGGTAAGATATATCTTGAGCCTTTAA
- a CDS encoding sensor histidine kinase translates to MKSRRFAFREIEWWIASFVFLVIVLTNIMDGIRYSQIEKFFGTVFMPIAVYLGFYAMHLVIIPKYLKDKKVLPLILFSILTALLTMALAGVCAAGMDIDPEKFFRFYFSVLALYPGYLLTCILLQKMLLPPAFKDYHLYNGARLFTIVLFVTVFLVSAQLFVNVGVFVILFMIIPGIVIFVIYNYYLLYRNKLTGNIKAYRWFLWGLMSIIIFIFLIIALDENVPEIMLIGVGVDLLLLFVIFPLSNLIFKKYEDYIGRIDDLSTQVNQSSANLSFLRSQINPHFLFNALNTLYGAALMENAEKTSDGIQKLGDMMRFMLHENQMDKIPLAREIDYLKNYLDLQMLRFAKEDHLDVTIQLSEEHCKGDIAPMLLIPFVENAFKHGISTKNKSWIKINLRCMQGSVHLDVVNSIHPKKTTEDPKDESGIGLENVKNRLAHSYPQKHSLTLVANDSEHFVHLAIQLS, encoded by the coding sequence ATGAAATCAAGAAGATTTGCATTTAGGGAAATAGAATGGTGGATCGCCAGCTTTGTGTTTTTGGTCATAGTGCTTACCAATATCATGGATGGTATTCGGTATAGTCAGATTGAAAAATTTTTCGGGACGGTTTTCATGCCCATCGCTGTGTATCTGGGGTTTTATGCGATGCATTTGGTCATTATCCCCAAGTACCTGAAAGACAAGAAAGTTTTACCATTAATACTATTCAGCATACTTACAGCATTGCTGACTATGGCGCTGGCAGGAGTTTGTGCAGCGGGTATGGACATAGATCCGGAAAAGTTTTTCAGATTTTACTTTTCAGTTTTAGCCTTGTATCCGGGTTACCTGCTTACCTGCATTTTACTTCAAAAAATGCTTCTGCCCCCGGCATTTAAAGACTATCACCTCTACAACGGTGCCAGGCTCTTTACGATAGTGTTGTTTGTGACAGTTTTTCTGGTATCCGCTCAGTTATTTGTCAATGTGGGAGTATTTGTCATTTTGTTTATGATTATTCCCGGGATAGTAATTTTCGTGATTTACAATTACTATCTACTCTATAGAAATAAGCTTACAGGCAATATCAAAGCCTACCGATGGTTTCTCTGGGGTTTGATGTCCATTATTATATTCATCTTTCTGATTATCGCATTGGATGAAAATGTACCTGAGATCATGCTCATAGGAGTTGGGGTGGATCTACTTTTGTTATTTGTGATTTTCCCCTTATCCAATCTGATTTTCAAAAAGTACGAGGATTATATCGGTAGAATCGATGACCTTTCTACACAAGTCAATCAGAGTTCGGCGAATCTGAGCTTCCTGCGCTCTCAGATCAATCCGCATTTTCTATTCAACGCTCTCAATACGCTGTATGGCGCTGCACTGATGGAAAATGCAGAAAAAACCTCGGATGGTATCCAAAAGCTAGGAGATATGATGCGATTTATGCTGCATGAAAACCAAATGGACAAAATCCCGCTGGCCCGTGAAATTGATTACCTGAAAAACTACCTGGATTTACAGATGCTTCGCTTCGCAAAAGAAGACCACCTGGATGTGACTATCCAGCTAAGTGAGGAGCACTGTAAAGGAGACATTGCGCCTATGCTGCTGATTCCTTTTGTGGAAAATGCTTTCAAACATGGCATCAGTACCAAAAACAAATCTTGGATTAAAATCAATTTACGCTGCATGCAGGGATCTGTGCATCTGGATGTGGTAAATAGTATTCACCCTAAAAAAACCACAGAGGATCCTAAGGACGAGTCCGGAATAGGTCTGGAAAATGTCAAAAACCGTTTAGCTCACTCTTATCCTCAAAAGCACAGCCTGACCTTAGTGGCAAATGATTCGGAACACTTTGTACATTTAGCTATTCAATTGAGTTAA
- a CDS encoding PVC-type heme-binding CxxCH protein has protein sequence MFSKTQQITQRAGFFLLLMVVSMLVACNGNKSKNFLSSTEPRRVEILVLGHESEHHNSEKLMMYLQTPLFQRGINLTYTTDVNDLNSTKLNNYDGLMIYANHDEISPEQESALKDYIQSGKALIPIHSASFCFRNSPWFVEAVGGQFSTHETGDFTAEIVDADHPAMQGISEFETWDETYVHSQVNPDMQVLMERVEGDHREPYTWVRDEGKGRVFYTAYGHNEKTWEKDEFQQLIANGILWAVGNEVNKQLIAYDIPQPQFEDADIPNYEQRDPAPRYQLPLSPEESMKLVQVPVGFELELFASEPMIINPIAFTWDEKGRLFVLETVDYPNEVRKESGDDVIKILEDTDGDGKADKSTVFAEGLNIPTSIVAVNGGVMVSMAPDFVFFKDTDGDDVADVRETVITGWGTYDTHAGPSNLRYGFDNKIWGVLGYSGFNGTVSGQQHNFSQGVYRFDPAGENMEFLGRTSNNTWGLGFSEDFETFISTANGQHSVYLAMDNKYLKRTVYKGTPNTATGIDSHFDMPHLTPFLRQVDWHGSYTAAAGHNVYTARSFPEEYWNKMAFVAEPTGRVLHNAQLIEEGSGYREKNAFNILASSDEWFSPVHAEVGPDGALWVADWYNFIIQHNPTPRGFENGEGNAYINPLRDSQHGRIYRLSYKGGEASETFDLTDASASELLDAMKSDNLFWRLTAQRLIVESKNKETLAGLYELINSQEVDGAGINGPAINALWTLKGLGELEGNNAQAQDVVEKALSHPSAAVRKNAARVIPKNQEALDAIMAANLLEDPSLQVRKFATLAVSEMPTSDEVSQKLLAISENADNAADEYMPQAIFAAALTHPSAFEGRAVPEAPAEGVEMAIADRVAKSLVSELYSLSPRNALLFPPDPSGKEITIDMEITPGRDALDGVIVAQGNGTNGYSLYVYKDALHFAVAQDGDVKIISSRRNLPNEKFAINATLKEGGNMSLKINDSEVASGKTKGLFTVPLSPNNVRVGQFDSGNKVGDYEGNWRFSGRIGNDSSLDLKKPSSGDAGAVAAIEEVEMAKDGKVTLTAVPHEMRFDKSTFAVNAGSKLILDFKNPDYVQHNLIVGTVGSLEKITDASVQMAQDLTGMDRGFVPEIPEVLAATGLVFPNTEDSIIMTVPSEKGDYPFVCTLPNHWKSMKGIMKVI, from the coding sequence ATGTTTTCTAAAACCCAACAAATAACCCAAAGGGCAGGCTTTTTCTTGCTCTTGATGGTCGTTTCTATGCTCGTAGCCTGTAATGGCAACAAGAGCAAGAACTTCCTCTCCTCGACCGAACCACGGCGAGTTGAGATATTAGTACTAGGTCATGAAAGTGAGCATCACAATTCAGAAAAACTGATGATGTACCTGCAGACTCCTTTGTTTCAGCGGGGTATCAACCTCACTTATACTACTGATGTAAATGACCTGAATTCAACCAAATTAAATAACTATGACGGATTGATGATTTATGCCAATCATGATGAGATCAGTCCAGAGCAAGAATCAGCACTGAAGGATTACATTCAGAGTGGTAAGGCTTTGATCCCTATTCATAGTGCATCTTTTTGCTTTAGAAATTCACCTTGGTTTGTAGAAGCCGTAGGTGGTCAGTTCAGTACACATGAGACAGGAGATTTCACTGCTGAGATCGTAGATGCGGATCATCCGGCTATGCAGGGGATTTCTGAATTCGAGACATGGGATGAAACCTACGTTCATTCACAGGTAAATCCAGACATGCAGGTATTGATGGAGCGTGTAGAAGGTGACCACAGAGAGCCTTACACCTGGGTAAGAGATGAAGGAAAAGGCCGGGTATTCTATACCGCTTATGGTCATAATGAAAAAACCTGGGAAAAAGATGAGTTCCAGCAGTTGATCGCTAATGGTATACTTTGGGCCGTTGGAAATGAGGTCAACAAGCAGCTGATTGCTTATGATATTCCTCAGCCACAGTTTGAGGATGCAGATATTCCTAATTATGAGCAGAGGGACCCAGCTCCAAGGTATCAATTACCACTGTCGCCTGAGGAGTCAATGAAGCTGGTACAAGTACCCGTAGGTTTTGAATTGGAGCTATTCGCTTCTGAACCTATGATTATTAATCCCATCGCGTTCACCTGGGATGAGAAGGGAAGATTATTTGTGCTAGAGACCGTGGATTATCCCAACGAAGTCCGCAAAGAAAGCGGAGATGATGTGATTAAAATCCTGGAAGATACCGATGGAGATGGTAAAGCGGATAAATCAACTGTTTTTGCCGAAGGCTTAAATATTCCTACCTCTATAGTAGCCGTGAATGGCGGTGTGATGGTATCTATGGCTCCTGATTTTGTGTTCTTCAAAGACACTGATGGAGATGACGTAGCAGATGTGCGCGAAACCGTGATCACAGGATGGGGTACCTATGATACCCATGCCGGCCCGTCCAATTTAAGATATGGATTTGACAATAAAATATGGGGAGTTTTAGGCTACTCTGGATTCAACGGTACCGTGAGTGGCCAGCAACACAACTTCAGCCAGGGTGTTTACAGATTTGATCCGGCAGGAGAAAACATGGAATTCCTTGGTCGTACCAGTAATAACACTTGGGGACTGGGATTCTCTGAAGATTTCGAAACCTTCATTTCCACAGCAAATGGTCAGCACTCTGTTTACCTAGCTATGGACAATAAATACCTAAAGCGAACTGTTTATAAAGGCACTCCAAATACTGCTACCGGGATAGACTCTCACTTTGACATGCCTCACCTCACTCCTTTCCTAAGACAGGTGGACTGGCATGGAAGTTACACCGCTGCTGCGGGACACAATGTATATACTGCGAGAAGCTTCCCAGAGGAATATTGGAACAAAATGGCTTTTGTGGCTGAGCCGACTGGACGTGTGCTTCATAATGCTCAACTAATCGAAGAAGGATCCGGCTACAGAGAGAAAAACGCCTTCAATATTTTGGCTAGTTCAGACGAGTGGTTCAGTCCAGTACATGCTGAAGTTGGACCTGATGGTGCACTATGGGTTGCTGATTGGTACAACTTTATTATCCAGCACAACCCTACTCCTAGAGGTTTTGAAAACGGAGAAGGAAATGCTTACATCAATCCCCTACGTGATAGCCAGCATGGTAGAATCTACCGACTATCGTATAAAGGTGGTGAGGCTTCAGAGACTTTTGACTTAACGGATGCCAGTGCGAGTGAATTGCTAGATGCCATGAAAAGTGACAACCTATTCTGGAGACTTACTGCGCAGCGATTGATCGTAGAAAGCAAGAATAAGGAAACCTTAGCCGGGCTTTATGAATTGATCAATTCTCAAGAAGTAGACGGAGCAGGAATCAACGGTCCAGCAATCAATGCCCTTTGGACTTTGAAAGGACTTGGCGAGCTCGAAGGAAACAATGCCCAGGCTCAGGATGTGGTAGAAAAAGCACTCTCCCACCCTTCAGCTGCTGTTAGAAAAAATGCAGCGAGAGTAATTCCTAAAAACCAAGAAGCCTTAGACGCTATCATGGCAGCTAATCTGCTGGAGGATCCAAGTCTTCAAGTGAGGAAATTTGCGACCTTGGCAGTATCTGAAATGCCAACATCTGATGAGGTTTCTCAGAAGCTATTGGCAATCTCTGAAAATGCGGATAATGCAGCAGATGAATACATGCCTCAGGCAATATTTGCAGCTGCCCTGACTCACCCATCCGCATTCGAAGGAAGAGCAGTACCTGAAGCTCCTGCCGAAGGAGTGGAAATGGCAATTGCTGATAGAGTGGCCAAGAGCTTGGTGTCTGAGTTATACTCCTTAAGTCCAAGAAATGCACTCTTATTCCCACCTGATCCTAGTGGTAAGGAAATCACCATAGATATGGAAATTACGCCAGGCAGAGATGCCTTAGATGGGGTGATCGTGGCCCAAGGAAATGGCACTAACGGATATAGCTTGTATGTGTATAAGGATGCATTACACTTTGCAGTGGCACAAGATGGAGATGTGAAAATCATCAGTTCGCGCAGAAATCTTCCAAATGAAAAATTTGCGATCAATGCCACGCTAAAAGAAGGCGGCAATATGAGCCTGAAGATCAATGACAGTGAAGTAGCCAGCGGTAAAACCAAAGGTTTATTTACTGTTCCTCTATCACCAAATAATGTTCGTGTAGGACAATTTGATTCAGGAAACAAAGTAGGTGACTACGAAGGCAACTGGAGATTTTCTGGCCGTATAGGCAATGATTCAAGTTTGGATTTGAAAAAACCTTCTTCAGGTGATGCTGGGGCTGTAGCTGCTATCGAGGAAGTAGAAATGGCAAAAGACGGGAAAGTTACCCTGACTGCTGTACCCCATGAAATGAGATTTGACAAGTCTACCTTTGCGGTAAACGCTGGCAGCAAGTTGATCTTGGATTTCAAAAATCCAGACTACGTGCAGCATAACCTGATCGTAGGTACAGTTGGATCTTTGGAGAAAATCACTGATGCTTCTGTACAAATGGCTCAGGATCTGACGGGGATGGACAGGGGCTTTGTCCCAGAAATCCCTGAGGTTTTGGCTGCTACTGGTTTGGTGTTCCCAAATACAGAAGATTCAATTATTATGACTGTTCCTTCTGAGAAAGGAGATTATCCTTTCGTTTGCACCCTTCCAAATCACTGGAAGTCTATGAAGGGAATAATGAAAGTGATATAA
- a CDS encoding AraC family transcriptional regulator: MKKPLQKSKIPENKVFVIKELREQYLDKYWHSHEEYQLNVVLKGRGTRYIGDHMKPFKEGDMVLTGPNLPHVWRSDNIYFDVENGLETHDIVIYFPENFLGENAFMKEEYEDIEKLLSRANRGLEITGPTNRQVTKMMKELLDKRGTSRIVGLLQILDLLAHSSDLSPITQLGYKNNYAANEKDKISEILEYVLKNFKDKITLQDVAAMASMSESAFSRYFKSRVNKSFSDFLGDVRISNARKLLHDEDLNVSQVCFESGFPTLSNFNKQFKDRTGKTPLAYKKEYMDTFE, translated from the coding sequence ATGAAGAAACCGCTTCAGAAATCCAAAATTCCGGAAAATAAGGTGTTCGTTATCAAGGAATTAAGGGAGCAGTATTTGGACAAATACTGGCATTCTCATGAAGAATATCAATTAAACGTAGTATTGAAAGGCAGAGGCACCCGGTACATAGGGGATCACATGAAACCTTTCAAAGAAGGTGATATGGTACTCACCGGGCCCAACCTTCCCCATGTTTGGCGGAGTGACAATATCTATTTTGATGTGGAAAACGGCCTTGAAACCCATGATATCGTAATTTACTTCCCCGAAAACTTTCTCGGCGAAAACGCCTTTATGAAAGAAGAGTATGAGGATATTGAAAAATTACTGTCCCGGGCTAACAGGGGCCTCGAGATCACTGGGCCTACCAATCGCCAAGTGACCAAGATGATGAAAGAGCTATTGGACAAACGAGGAACTTCCAGGATAGTAGGACTACTTCAGATTCTGGATCTCCTGGCTCACTCCTCAGATCTTTCGCCTATTACTCAACTCGGTTATAAAAATAACTACGCCGCAAATGAGAAAGATAAAATATCAGAGATTCTAGAATATGTCCTGAAAAACTTCAAGGATAAAATCACCCTGCAGGATGTAGCCGCCATGGCCAGCATGTCGGAAAGTGCCTTTAGTAGGTATTTTAAATCCAGAGTCAATAAATCCTTCTCAGATTTCTTAGGGGATGTCCGTATCAGCAATGCGCGTAAACTTCTGCATGATGAAGACTTGAACGTCAGTCAGGTTTGCTTTGAAAGTGGTTTTCCTACGCTCTCTAATTTCAATAAGCAGTTTAAAGACAGAACTGGAAAGACTCCCTTGGCCTATAAAAAGGAATACATGGACACATTTGAATAG
- a CDS encoding ISAon1 family transposase N-terminal region protein, giving the protein MLKKELEEKDYLRLLLPQGLLEFFKVTSASLKDYAYQIYLEELNIHPEHLQGSRLTSKGFYDEVSIEDFPLRSKACFLNI; this is encoded by the coding sequence TTGCTGAAAAAAGAATTGGAAGAAAAAGACTACCTCAGATTACTTTTGCCTCAGGGCCTGCTTGAATTTTTCAAGGTTACTTCAGCGTCGCTCAAAGACTATGCTTACCAAATTTATCTGGAAGAGCTCAATATTCATCCCGAGCATCTTCAGGGTTCGAGACTTACCTCAAAGGGTTTTTATGATGAGGTAAGCATTGAAGATTTTCCGTTGCGCAGTAAAGCGTGTTTTCTGAACATTTAA
- a CDS encoding LytR/AlgR family response regulator transcription factor has protein sequence MLKAIAIDDENMALEVIKSHASKVPFLELEQVFTDAIDALEYLKCHAIDLIFLDINMPDISGIDFAGLVPGETMVIFTTAYSDYAVKGFELDAIDYLLKPFNLGRFLKACQKAQEWSELRPGNESLFMYLKTSEGQQKIKFSELLCCEATGNYVTFHLRNEKVLSRVTLAEIEKSLPSSFIRTHRSYIVNAALVDKVERHQLIAENQNFPVSLSFMDQVAGFFEKR, from the coding sequence ATGCTGAAAGCAATCGCAATAGACGATGAAAATATGGCCTTGGAAGTGATCAAGTCCCACGCTTCCAAAGTTCCCTTTTTGGAATTAGAACAAGTTTTTACAGATGCTATTGACGCTTTGGAGTACCTCAAGTGTCATGCGATAGATCTGATTTTTCTGGATATCAATATGCCGGATATTTCGGGAATTGACTTTGCTGGCCTGGTGCCGGGTGAGACTATGGTAATCTTTACCACTGCCTACTCTGACTATGCGGTGAAAGGGTTTGAACTGGACGCTATCGATTACCTACTCAAACCTTTCAACTTGGGTAGGTTTCTGAAAGCTTGCCAAAAAGCCCAGGAATGGTCCGAGTTGCGTCCAGGAAATGAATCTCTATTCATGTACCTGAAAACTTCCGAAGGCCAGCAGAAGATCAAATTCTCCGAGCTACTCTGCTGCGAGGCTACAGGAAACTATGTGACTTTTCACCTGAGAAATGAAAAAGTGCTCAGTAGGGTCACCTTGGCAGAAATAGAAAAGTCCCTACCCTCCTCTTTTATCCGGACCCATCGCTCCTATATAGTCAATGCTGCTTTGGTGGATAAGGTAGAAAGGCATCAGCTGATCGCAGAAAACCAAAATTTCCCCGTGAGTCTTTCCTTTATGGACCAGGTGGCAGGCTTCTTCGAAAAGCGCTGA
- a CDS encoding sugar phosphate isomerase/epimerase family protein — protein sequence MALEVKFGVSTWLWTSPFSKEALSLLPKIKEFGYDVVEIPVEDPALININEVKQALTDNGLEAVICGAFGTSRDLTNEDPSFHKTSFDYLDSCFEIAAGLGTKFVAGPMYSAVGKARLISAEQKKVEWDRAVSNLRIVCQNARKSGLDIALETLNRFETDLINTCEELMQLIADINEPEAKVILDGFHMNIEEPDVEAAIRRAGDKLIHLQVSENYRGTPGTGQTRWDAYKRGLEAINYKGVISIESFTPEVKELAGAVCIWKPLVPSQDGFAKEGLQFLKKWAAE from the coding sequence ATGGCGTTAGAGGTAAAATTCGGGGTAAGCACTTGGCTTTGGACATCCCCATTTTCAAAAGAAGCGCTATCCTTGCTTCCAAAGATCAAAGAATTTGGATACGATGTGGTGGAAATTCCTGTGGAAGATCCCGCTTTAATCAACATAAATGAAGTTAAGCAAGCACTCACAGATAATGGCCTAGAGGCCGTTATCTGTGGGGCCTTTGGCACGAGCAGAGACCTGACCAATGAGGATCCAAGTTTCCATAAAACCAGCTTTGACTACCTGGATTCCTGTTTCGAGATCGCGGCAGGGCTTGGGACAAAGTTTGTGGCAGGCCCTATGTACTCTGCTGTAGGCAAAGCCCGCTTGATCTCAGCAGAGCAAAAGAAGGTGGAATGGGATCGTGCAGTAAGTAACCTGAGGATTGTCTGCCAAAATGCGAGAAAATCAGGTTTGGATATTGCATTGGAAACCCTGAACAGATTTGAAACAGATCTAATCAATACCTGTGAAGAACTCATGCAGCTGATCGCAGATATCAATGAGCCAGAAGCCAAGGTAATCTTAGACGGTTTTCATATGAATATTGAGGAACCTGACGTAGAAGCAGCCATTCGCCGAGCAGGTGACAAGTTGATTCATTTGCAGGTTTCAGAAAATTACCGGGGTACTCCAGGTACCGGGCAAACTCGGTGGGATGCCTACAAGCGCGGGTTAGAGGCTATCAATTACAAAGGTGTAATATCCATTGAAAGCTTCACTCCTGAGGTGAAAGAATTGGCTGGAGCTGTATGTATTTGGAAACCCTTGGTGCCATCTCAGGATGGATTTGCCAAGGAAGGATTACAGTTCCTGAAAAAGTGGGCTGCTGAGTAG